In one window of Spartinivicinus marinus DNA:
- the gpW gene encoding gpW family head-tail joining protein: MTHQQRLEEAKAALHKLQTGSLRATVRDSEGNSVTFHAPQQLEHYIKSLEAELNGKAPRQAFWVTF, encoded by the coding sequence ATGACCCACCAGCAACGTTTAGAAGAAGCCAAAGCTGCTTTACATAAGCTACAAACGGGTTCACTCCGTGCTACTGTCCGCGACAGCGAAGGCAATAGCGTTACCTTTCATGCCCCTCAACAGTTGGAGCATTATATTAAGTCCTTGGAAGCGGAATTAAATGGAAAAGCACCACGGCAAGCCTTTTGGGTCACCTTTTAA
- a CDS encoding mannan-binding protein — MEIKKIILASLSSTILMLQTNVASALDIKAGPIWNNADAATKCPMATQHYGGWTGNWKTIKPGVMSVCETVEESITSDEYAIQAGPIWNNQDAVNKCSSATQHYGGWTGNWTTIIAGKMSVCETHQKVITEYH; from the coding sequence ATGGAAATAAAAAAAATTATACTTGCATCTCTATCTTCAACAATTTTAATGCTTCAAACTAATGTAGCTTCTGCGCTTGACATAAAGGCCGGCCCTATATGGAATAATGCTGATGCTGCAACAAAATGTCCAATGGCAACTCAACATTATGGTGGATGGACTGGTAATTGGAAAACCATTAAACCAGGTGTTATGTCTGTATGTGAGACTGTAGAAGAAAGCATTACCAGTGATGAATATGCTATTCAAGCAGGTCCTATATGGAACAATCAAGATGCTGTTAACAAGTGCTCTTCAGCAACACAGCACTATGGAGGTTGGACTGGAAATTGGACAACTATAATTGCTGGCAAGATGTCCGTATGTGAAACTCACCAAAAAGTCATTACTGAATATCATTAA
- a CDS encoding S49 family peptidase: protein MKHTHLLSQIINQPLLIEPSYAQVMLGALSDRLVIESLINGDKQLSATELKQAADEFEPREHKLYQVNQGVAIIPVVGTLTHKYGHLDPYSGMTGYDGIQRKLAEAINDPDIQGILLDINSPGGSVSGCFDLADLIYQARQYKPIWALVDEQACSAAYALASAANEIILPRTGMVGSIGVLLAHTDQSELLAKEGINVTLIHAGAHKADGNPFEPLPNNVKADLQSEINDIYGLFIETVSRHRQLDTEAIKNTEAKVFTGQAAIDVGLADRVLPAHQVLPTFIQTLNSSTTLRTVMTATHEPASKAEAPINLDVEKQAAVAEERQRIQAILTSDEAKGREATAQQLALNTAMSADEAIMLLKTIPQTTKANTTDFTQVMNNDTHPNIDSEAVPAAEAPKTAIGQMLADFNHVYGDKA, encoded by the coding sequence ATGAAACATACCCATTTACTCTCGCAAATAATTAATCAGCCTTTATTGATTGAACCCAGTTATGCCCAAGTGATGCTAGGTGCGCTATCTGACCGGCTAGTGATTGAGTCGTTGATTAATGGTGACAAGCAGTTATCCGCCACCGAATTAAAGCAAGCCGCCGATGAATTTGAGCCTCGTGAACACAAGCTTTATCAAGTCAATCAAGGCGTAGCCATTATTCCTGTGGTTGGCACCTTGACCCATAAATACGGTCATCTGGATCCTTATAGTGGAATGACCGGCTATGATGGGATTCAGAGAAAATTAGCAGAAGCCATTAATGACCCGGATATTCAAGGGATTTTATTGGATATTAATAGCCCCGGCGGCAGTGTTTCGGGCTGCTTTGATTTAGCCGATTTGATTTATCAAGCGAGGCAATATAAACCGATTTGGGCGTTAGTCGATGAACAAGCGTGCAGTGCGGCGTATGCCTTAGCCTCAGCGGCCAATGAAATTATTCTGCCTCGTACCGGCATGGTTGGCAGTATCGGGGTATTACTCGCCCATACCGATCAAAGTGAATTGCTGGCTAAAGAGGGGATTAATGTCACCTTAATTCATGCCGGTGCCCATAAAGCCGATGGTAATCCGTTTGAGCCGTTACCTAATAATGTCAAAGCCGACTTGCAATCTGAAATAAACGACATTTATGGTTTATTTATCGAAACGGTTTCCCGTCATCGGCAACTTGATACAGAAGCCATTAAAAATACCGAAGCCAAAGTATTTACCGGGCAAGCGGCTATCGATGTTGGCTTAGCTGATCGGGTTTTACCCGCCCATCAAGTATTACCCACTTTTATTCAAACCCTTAATTCATCCACCACCCTAAGGACTGTTATGACAGCAACCCATGAACCCGCTTCTAAAGCGGAAGCCCCCATTAATTTAGACGTAGAAAAACAAGCGGCTGTGGCAGAAGAACGCCAGCGGATTCAAGCCATTTTAACCAGTGACGAAGCTAAAGGTCGCGAAGCCACTGCACAACAACTGGCGTTAAATACCGCGATGTCAGCGGATGAAGCCATTATGCTATTAAAAACGATTCCTCAAACTACAAAAGCAAATACAACTGATTTTACCCAAGTAATGAATAACGATACGCATCCGAATATTGATAGCGAAGCAGTACCAGCAGCCGAAGCACCTAAAACAGCCATTGGCCAAATGCTCGCGGATTTTAATCATGTGTATGGAGATAAAGCCTAA
- a CDS encoding phage tail protein: protein MNVYLEVDEAFDELLKGLDENSKAVQKAIRRAVRKLTQFLRRQLLQALSQTTGLKQKAFKNNQRLFIEVAKDGKSGRVWLGLNPIGLHHFGKPKQVTTGVKVRGKPLRQGAFTIQSSHGNTVVFKRKGKARFPIEYQTEAIDQLATPVVERIIKQAEERFFVLLEQELNYALNHE, encoded by the coding sequence ATGAATGTGTATTTAGAGGTGGATGAGGCATTTGATGAATTGCTAAAAGGCTTAGATGAAAACAGTAAAGCCGTGCAAAAAGCCATTCGCCGTGCCGTGCGTAAACTCACCCAATTTCTGAGACGGCAGTTGCTACAAGCCCTCAGTCAAACCACGGGATTAAAGCAGAAAGCCTTTAAAAATAATCAGCGGTTATTTATCGAGGTGGCTAAGGATGGCAAATCAGGACGGGTGTGGTTAGGCCTGAATCCCATTGGGTTACACCACTTTGGTAAACCTAAGCAAGTCACCACTGGGGTTAAGGTCAGAGGGAAACCGCTACGCCAAGGGGCTTTTACTATCCAAAGTAGTCACGGCAATACCGTTGTATTTAAACGTAAAGGTAAAGCCCGCTTTCCTATTGAGTATCAAACCGAAGCGATAGACCAATTGGCAACACCAGTCGTTGAACGAATCATTAAACAAGCCGAAGAACGGTTTTTTGTTTTGTTAGAGCAAGAATTAAATTATGCCTTAAACCATGAATGA
- a CDS encoding phage portal protein: protein MPQLIDQWGNPIQAHTYSRQLQETLQDWQPPTLSVDMEHLPERQLRNSRARDIKRSHGYAAGAEQTYVDNIVGHQFRLSAKPNYKVLGIDHKVANEWAKDVEARFTDWAEDPDAWIDAEEKRTLTMLARESVRHHAHQGEVLASVEWRKLARNNAQTAIKLIDSERLCNPYELPDSYRLRAGVELGPRGQALAYHIRSAHQSEAGLTHQAYQWKKIAKRKRWGRLQILHIFEPEQADQTRGVNVFVSSLKGLKMLEQFQDATLQNAIVNAMYAAVIESEMDSQTVLAALGGVDDGHNNAFTNYLAQVAGYHQKAKNIRFNGVKIPHLLPNEKLELKTASTNAAFSQFEDTLLRHLAASMNLSFEQLSKDYSKTNYSSARASMLESWKYFLGIREIIPARFCSQLYALWLEEMVNKGIIQLPNGSPNFYQAKSAWCRCLWIAQGQTHIDGLKEVKRIELLMKLGLLTYEKAAMMLGEDYQELFEQRLREKAEHKGLI, encoded by the coding sequence ATGCCACAATTAATCGATCAATGGGGAAACCCCATTCAAGCGCACACCTATAGCCGACAGTTGCAGGAAACGTTGCAAGACTGGCAGCCGCCTACCTTGTCAGTGGACATGGAGCACTTGCCCGAACGGCAGCTGCGTAACAGCCGTGCTCGGGATATTAAGCGCAGCCATGGTTATGCCGCCGGGGCTGAACAAACCTATGTGGATAATATCGTTGGTCACCAGTTTCGGTTATCGGCTAAGCCTAACTATAAAGTGTTGGGCATTGATCATAAGGTGGCTAACGAATGGGCTAAAGACGTAGAGGCGCGCTTTACCGATTGGGCGGAAGACCCTGACGCTTGGATTGATGCGGAAGAAAAGCGCACCTTAACCATGCTCGCCAGAGAAAGCGTTCGTCACCATGCTCATCAAGGCGAAGTATTGGCCAGTGTGGAATGGCGGAAATTGGCCAGAAATAACGCCCAAACCGCAATCAAACTTATTGATAGTGAACGGCTCTGTAATCCCTATGAATTACCCGACAGTTACCGGCTTCGGGCTGGGGTGGAATTAGGACCACGCGGCCAAGCCTTGGCTTACCATATTCGTTCTGCCCATCAATCAGAAGCCGGCTTAACTCATCAGGCTTATCAGTGGAAAAAAATCGCCAAGCGTAAGCGCTGGGGCCGATTACAAATCTTACATATTTTTGAGCCGGAACAAGCCGACCAAACCCGTGGGGTGAATGTGTTTGTGTCCAGTTTAAAAGGCTTAAAAATGCTGGAACAATTTCAGGATGCCACTCTACAAAATGCCATTGTGAATGCCATGTATGCCGCCGTCATTGAGTCTGAAATGGACAGTCAAACCGTATTAGCGGCACTGGGTGGGGTAGATGATGGCCACAATAATGCATTTACCAATTATTTAGCCCAAGTGGCGGGTTATCACCAAAAGGCTAAAAATATTCGATTTAATGGGGTGAAAATCCCGCATTTACTACCTAATGAAAAGTTAGAGCTGAAAACCGCCAGTACCAATGCCGCCTTTAGCCAGTTTGAGGATACTTTGCTACGGCACTTAGCGGCTAGCATGAATTTAAGCTTCGAACAGCTGAGTAAGGATTACAGTAAAACCAATTATTCCAGTGCCCGAGCCAGTATGCTGGAGAGTTGGAAATATTTCTTAGGGATAAGGGAAATTATTCCCGCCCGATTTTGCAGTCAACTCTATGCGCTTTGGCTAGAAGAAATGGTCAATAAAGGCATCATTCAATTACCTAATGGCTCCCCAAACTTTTATCAAGCCAAATCCGCTTGGTGTCGTTGCCTGTGGATCGCACAAGGTCAAACCCATATTGATGGTTTAAAAGAAGTCAAACGCATTGAACTACTGATGAAGCTAGGCTTACTCACTTACGAGAAAGCAGCCATGATGTTGGGTGAAGATTATCAAGAGTTGTTTGAGCAGCGGTTGCGGGAGAAGGCGGAGCATAAAGGACTAATATGA
- a CDS encoding baseplate assembly protein, with the protein MSEFTAIDLSQLPAPDVIEPIDYEVVLASMLDDLQKRDSSFTALVESDPAMKILEVCAYREMLIRQQFNERAKAVMLAYAAGSDLDHLGANYGVKRKVIDSGDDSQIPPESPIMETDEDFRRRIQLGPEGYSTAGPVGAYLAHAHNAHDQIADVSVYSDEPGKVMITFLRRPLANEADIAPDDEIKQALLTALNDEDVRPLTDHITVQAAEIIDYSIDAKLHVQQGPSSKTIIDTATTALNEYVEQCYKLGKTVALSGIYDALHMGGVTRVELLSPVADIQAKVFQAPKAKTIAINLA; encoded by the coding sequence ATGAGCGAATTTACCGCCATTGATTTATCACAGCTACCCGCACCGGATGTAATCGAGCCGATTGATTATGAAGTGGTCCTAGCATCCATGCTAGATGATTTACAAAAGCGCGATAGTAGCTTTACAGCCTTAGTCGAATCTGACCCGGCTATGAAGATTTTAGAAGTTTGCGCGTATCGCGAAATGCTAATTCGCCAGCAATTTAATGAACGGGCTAAAGCCGTCATGCTCGCTTATGCGGCGGGTAGTGATTTAGATCATTTAGGTGCGAATTACGGTGTTAAACGTAAAGTGATTGATTCAGGTGATGATAGCCAAATACCACCAGAATCACCGATTATGGAGACTGACGAAGACTTTAGGCGTCGTATTCAATTAGGGCCTGAAGGCTATTCAACCGCTGGTCCAGTCGGTGCCTACTTAGCCCATGCGCATAATGCCCATGATCAAATTGCGGATGTCTCGGTGTATTCTGATGAGCCTGGCAAAGTCATGATTACGTTTTTACGGCGGCCTTTAGCGAATGAAGCCGATATAGCGCCTGATGACGAAATAAAACAAGCGTTGTTAACTGCTTTAAATGATGAAGATGTTAGACCGCTGACAGATCATATTACCGTGCAAGCCGCTGAAATTATCGATTATTCCATTGATGCCAAACTGCATGTACAACAAGGGCCGTCTTCCAAAACCATTATTGATACAGCTACCACAGCATTAAATGAATATGTCGAGCAGTGTTATAAGCTGGGTAAAACCGTCGCCTTATCGGGTATTTATGATGCACTCCATATGGGGGGCGTTACCCGTGTGGAATTGCTTTCACCTGTAGCGGATATTCAAGCCAAAGTTTTTCAGGCACCTAAAGCCAAGACGATAGCTATTAACCTCGCTTAA
- a CDS encoding head decoration protein, producing MIADSQHHSIAAQPIIITGNQPITTVTVTIAKGQKLKPYSVLGRDNKGQYRLSDKNANDGSEVPDCVLPYGMDTTSKETTAGVYTSICLNPAILNLGPGHTTDTVFQPLRERGILLQAPSIF from the coding sequence ATGATTGCGGATAGCCAACATCATTCGATTGCCGCCCAACCAATTATTATTACGGGCAATCAGCCGATTACTACGGTTACGGTGACTATTGCTAAAGGCCAAAAGTTAAAACCCTATTCGGTGTTAGGGCGTGATAATAAAGGCCAATATCGTTTATCCGATAAAAATGCTAACGATGGCAGCGAAGTGCCAGATTGCGTATTACCGTATGGGATGGATACCACCAGCAAAGAAACCACCGCCGGTGTGTATACCTCGATTTGTTTAAATCCAGCGATTTTAAACTTAGGACCTGGCCATACAACAGACACCGTTTTTCAGCCCTTAAGAGAGCGTGGCATTTTATTACAAGCTCCTAGTATTTTTTAA
- the darG gene encoding type II toxin-antitoxin system antitoxin DNA ADP-ribosyl glycohydrolase DarG produces the protein MIKFTTGNILKDKSEALVNTVNCVGVMGKGLALQFKKAFPDNFNAYKKACDKKLVATGNMFVTKQEDMYDTKWIINFPTKKHWRGSSNIEYIENGLVDLVKIIKKNNINSIAIPPLGSGLGGLDWSIVKEKIMTALATLENVDITVYEPSRSPSVSEMPIRTKKPNMTKGRALLLKLLEFYHKKEYECTKIDIQKLAYFLQEAGQPLKLNYEANKYGPYAKNLNNVLHIIDGHFIEGYGDGVAKSEISVKTSAIEEASNFLEENKNIEAKKRLKKVEKLIDGYETPLSMEVLATVHWVVNHEGLDKDNVDGITDFIQHWNEHKASIKPTYIHKALNRLKEYAWI, from the coding sequence ATGATTAAGTTTACAACAGGTAATATTTTAAAAGACAAATCAGAGGCATTAGTCAATACTGTTAACTGTGTTGGTGTAATGGGGAAAGGCTTAGCGCTTCAATTTAAGAAAGCTTTTCCAGACAACTTTAATGCCTATAAAAAAGCTTGTGACAAAAAACTTGTTGCTACTGGTAATATGTTTGTCACCAAACAAGAAGATATGTATGACACAAAATGGATTATAAACTTCCCTACTAAAAAGCATTGGCGTGGTAGTTCAAACATTGAATATATCGAAAATGGTTTAGTAGACTTAGTTAAGATAATTAAGAAAAATAATATAAATTCAATTGCAATACCCCCTTTGGGCTCTGGATTAGGTGGATTGGATTGGTCAATAGTCAAGGAAAAGATAATGACTGCACTTGCAACCTTAGAAAATGTAGATATTACAGTATATGAGCCGTCTCGTAGTCCATCTGTGTCAGAAATGCCTATTAGGACTAAAAAGCCCAATATGACCAAAGGCAGAGCGCTGTTACTTAAACTTCTTGAGTTTTATCACAAAAAAGAATACGAATGTACAAAAATAGACATTCAAAAACTTGCTTATTTTCTACAAGAAGCAGGTCAGCCTCTTAAACTTAATTATGAGGCAAATAAATATGGCCCTTATGCCAAAAATTTAAATAATGTTCTACACATTATAGATGGACATTTTATTGAAGGTTATGGGGATGGTGTTGCTAAATCAGAAATATCTGTAAAAACATCTGCAATAGAAGAAGCTTCAAATTTTCTTGAAGAAAATAAAAATATTGAAGCTAAAAAACGGCTAAAGAAAGTAGAAAAATTGATTGATGGTTATGAAACACCATTAAGCATGGAGGTGCTTGCAACAGTACACTGGGTTGTAAACCATGAAGGCTTAGATAAAGATAATGTAGATGGAATTACAGACTTCATTCAACACTGGAATGAGCACAAAGCGTCTATTAAACCTACTTATATACATAAAGCGCTTAATAGACTAAAAGAGTATGCTTGGATATAA
- a CDS encoding GPW/gp25 family protein: protein MKGTHRQTGKPLSNLDHLRQSITDILTTRIGTRLMRRDYGSRLPELVDRPMNGQWLVEIYAATAEALIRWEPRLKVNKVKAYRGEPGELLIALEGIYLPEGKPITLDGIIV from the coding sequence ATGAAAGGCACTCACCGACAAACCGGTAAACCCCTTTCTAACCTCGATCACCTCCGCCAATCCATCACTGATATATTAACCACCCGCATTGGTACCCGACTGATGCGGCGTGATTATGGCAGCCGTTTGCCTGAGTTAGTGGATAGACCCATGAATGGTCAGTGGTTAGTGGAAATCTATGCGGCGACAGCTGAAGCCTTAATCCGTTGGGAACCACGCCTAAAAGTCAACAAGGTTAAGGCTTATCGCGGCGAGCCAGGCGAGTTATTGATTGCGTTAGAAGGGATTTATTTACCCGAAGGCAAACCCATTACCTTGGATGGCATCATTGTATGA
- a CDS encoding phage baseplate assembly protein V has translation MTTELFRVNELYRLLVNLIRPGTIHQVDHQRTRVRVQIDQLTTGWLPWLTTRAGHDQSWWAPEVGEQVIVLSPSGELANGFVLPAVCQNKHPTPSHDPDESVWQFKNHARFSYHRGNDELIIELTGAGNTKLISPEGIHFVGDLLVEGNITATQDITDHTRSMQADRDIYNGHGHDVPGHGTAIPTGNKQ, from the coding sequence ATGACTACCGAGTTATTTCGCGTTAATGAGCTTTACCGGCTTTTAGTTAATTTAATTCGACCAGGCACTATCCATCAAGTTGATCACCAGCGCACACGAGTAAGAGTGCAAATCGATCAATTAACCACTGGCTGGTTACCTTGGTTAACGACAAGAGCCGGTCATGACCAAAGCTGGTGGGCTCCGGAAGTGGGTGAACAAGTCATTGTCTTATCCCCCAGCGGTGAATTAGCCAATGGCTTTGTGTTACCTGCCGTCTGTCAAAACAAGCACCCAACCCCTAGCCATGATCCTGATGAATCGGTGTGGCAATTTAAAAACCATGCTCGGTTTAGCTATCACCGAGGCAATGATGAATTAATCATTGAGTTAACAGGTGCTGGCAATACCAAGCTAATTAGCCCTGAAGGTATTCATTTTGTCGGTGACTTACTGGTGGAAGGAAATATTACAGCTACCCAAGACATTACAGACCACACCCGTAGCATGCAGGCTGATCGAGACATCTATAATGGGCATGGCCACGATGTACCTGGGCATGGTACTGCTATTCCTACTGGCAATAAACAATAA
- a CDS encoding major capsid protein — protein sequence MERYTDTMQLVQTIETKKKPLPFYLSRYYSTTHEFETETIEFELLFRDRHLAPFVSPMVEGQVMEEQGSEMKSFKPAYIKPKQPIIPQAMLKRRPGEPYHGQLSPQQRRNLRKMEILLEHAESIDNRLEWMAVEASLHGRVMVEGEKYPKRVVDYQRDPSLTKTVSVKWNDPKATPIDDLEDMSVAMSMTKGGAPAEDVVMSPSVWKALRKNQQLLEQLDTQVAGTNATIDRGPLNNSDEVIKVGSLGGGRFILYVDSRQYMEKGISKPFIPEGGVNLMSRSVQGTQCFGAIMDLDALIAMKLFPKIWKQDDPSVEMVMTQSAPLIVPVRPNATALLTVL from the coding sequence ATGGAACGTTATACCGATACGATGCAATTGGTCCAAACCATTGAGACCAAGAAAAAGCCCTTACCTTTTTATTTAAGCCGTTATTATTCCACTACTCATGAGTTTGAAACTGAAACTATTGAGTTTGAGCTATTATTTCGTGATCGTCATTTAGCCCCCTTTGTTTCACCCATGGTGGAAGGCCAAGTCATGGAAGAGCAAGGCAGCGAAATGAAGTCGTTTAAACCGGCTTATATTAAACCCAAGCAACCGATTATTCCCCAAGCCATGTTAAAGCGTCGGCCTGGTGAGCCTTACCATGGCCAATTGTCACCACAGCAACGACGTAACCTCCGTAAAATGGAAATCTTGCTGGAGCATGCCGAGTCTATCGACAACCGGCTAGAGTGGATGGCGGTAGAAGCGAGTTTACATGGGCGGGTGATGGTTGAAGGAGAAAAATACCCTAAGCGTGTCGTGGATTATCAGCGGGACCCTAGTTTAACTAAAACGGTTTCTGTTAAATGGAATGACCCCAAAGCCACGCCGATCGATGACCTAGAAGACATGAGCGTTGCCATGTCGATGACTAAAGGTGGTGCACCGGCTGAAGATGTGGTGATGAGTCCATCCGTCTGGAAAGCACTACGGAAAAATCAACAATTATTAGAACAGCTAGATACTCAAGTAGCTGGCACTAATGCCACGATTGATCGTGGTCCATTAAATAATAGCGATGAAGTGATTAAAGTGGGTAGCTTAGGCGGTGGTCGTTTTATTTTATACGTCGATAGTCGCCAATACATGGAAAAAGGTATTAGCAAACCCTTTATTCCAGAGGGTGGTGTTAATTTAATGAGTCGTTCAGTGCAAGGTACCCAATGCTTTGGGGCGATTATGGATTTAGATGCACTAATAGCCATGAAACTATTTCCCAAAATCTGGAAGCAGGATGACCCTAGTGTAGAAATGGTCATGACCCAATCAGCGCCCTTAATTGTACCGGTTAGACCGAATGCCACTGCACTGTTAACTGTGTTATGA
- the darT gene encoding type II toxin-antitoxin system toxin DNA ADP-ribosyl transferase DarT encodes MEQFPNPTSIFHFTHISNLSNIVKVGAILCKNRVNTQYTSAANAEIQNQRNTYQVPVPPYGCIHDYVPFYFNSLSPMLYTIKQGNIQGVTMEKMVVFQTTVQIVQQNTKLFVFTDGHSIMGLTDYYNDVRELSKLDWQIINAKYWKNFPDGKRIRQSEFMIHDEFNLNLVQSIGVHNLDMVKQVLQVIGQKQYTINVAVRPDWFF; translated from the coding sequence GTGGAACAATTTCCAAACCCTACGTCAATATTTCACTTTACACATATAAGTAACCTTTCAAATATTGTCAAAGTTGGTGCAATATTGTGTAAAAATCGAGTGAATACTCAATATACTAGTGCTGCAAACGCAGAGATTCAAAACCAACGAAATACCTACCAGGTACCAGTACCACCTTACGGCTGTATACACGACTATGTTCCATTTTACTTTAACAGCCTGTCGCCAATGCTGTATACAATCAAACAAGGCAATATCCAAGGTGTCACAATGGAAAAAATGGTTGTTTTTCAGACAACCGTACAAATAGTGCAACAAAACACTAAGCTGTTTGTTTTCACTGATGGTCACAGCATCATGGGTTTGACTGACTACTATAATGATGTAAGAGAACTATCTAAATTGGACTGGCAAATTATTAATGCTAAGTACTGGAAGAATTTCCCGGATGGCAAGAGGATTCGTCAATCTGAGTTTATGATACATGATGAGTTTAACTTAAATTTAGTTCAGTCCATTGGTGTTCATAATCTTGACATGGTAAAGCAAGTACTCCAAGTCATCGGTCAAAAGCAGTACACTATTAACGTAGCAGTTAGGCCAGATTGGTTTTTTTAA